In Gadus morhua chromosome 9, gadMor3.0, whole genome shotgun sequence, the sequence ATAGAACCAACCCTCTCCAGACCTCCATAGCAGACCGTAGAAATATCTTCATAGAACCAACCCTCTCCAGACCTCCATAGCAGACCATATAAATACCTTCATAGAACCAACCCTCTCCAGACCTCCATAGCAGACCGTAGAAATATCTTCATAGAACCAACCCTCTCCAGACCTCCATAGCAGACCATATAAATACCTTCATAGAACCAACCCTCTCCAGACCTCCATAGCAGACCATATAAATACCTTCATAGAACCAACCCTCTCCAGACCTCCATAGCAGACCGTAGAAATATCTTCATAGAACCAACCCTCTCCAGACCTCCATAGCAGACCATAGAAATACCTTCATAGAACCAACCCTCTCCAGACCTCCATAGCAGACCATAGAAATACCTTCATAGAACCAACCCTCTCCAGACCTCCATAGCAGACCATAGAAATACATTCATAGAACCAACCCTCTCCATACCTGCATAGCAGACCGTATAACCAACCCCCCTTGAACCAACCCTCTCCATACCTGCATAGCAGACAGTAGAAATACCTTCCTAGAACTAACTCTCCATACCTCCAAAGCAGACCGTAGAAATACCTTCCTAGAACCAACCTTCCTACAACCAACCCTCTCCAGACCTCCATAGCAGACCATAGAACCGACCCGCCTAGAACCAACCCTCTCACAGACCTCCATAGCAGACCGTAGAACCGACCCGCCTAGAACCAACCCTCTCACAGACCTCCATAGCAGACCATAGAAATAAGTTCTTAGAACCAACCCTCCTAGAACCAACCATCTCCAGACCTCCATAGCTGAGGCGGTTTAAGGGGGGCTGGCTAGGCTGTGAGCTGAAGGTTTCAGGAGGTTTTAGGGTGTGACAAAGTTGAACCTAACGGGGTTAGTCCTGATGGAGAACATGGTTAACTTATGAGTGATGACATGAGGACAGGACCAACTCCAGAGAAATATCCACGTTTGACAAACTTCTTGTCTGTCTTTTTCAGGTCTCACTTCGCCAAGATGACTGAGTGAGTATGATGCTTAATAATGAGTTGTCTAATGTTCTTAATGTTCTATCATGGGGCCACTCCTACATTCAACATACCATACTGTGGAGAAAACAGTGAACTGATGGAGAACTCGGTAGTTACGGTTTAGAGAAGGGCTCCTCCTGAGGGCGTCATAGAGCTCGACTTGCTCTAGGAGGCCTGGACAGCATTTGGGATCAGACCCAGTATCCTCGGGCTAACAGCCAGACTATCCTGGCTAGTGGTGTAATGCAGTGTCATCTAATGTACTGTAATGTGGTGTAATGTGATATAGTGtctgtgatgtgatgtgatgttctCTTTCCTGCTTCAGGGTAAAGAAGATGACGTCGAGCCGTAGGCACCATCTCAAGGTGAGGAGGCGCATGCATGAACGAGGCcatgttgccatgacaacagaCCACGACACCAGGCTAGATGGATGGTGATGGATGATGCTGAGTGATGGGTGGTGgaatgatggatgatggataatATGATATGAATGCTAAAGCTGTTGTTTTCGTCCCTCCAGAGTCTGATCCTGCAGATCGCTGCTGATTGGATTGAGGTGGAGACCAAGGAGGCGGTGGAGACAAAGGCCGCCTACATGTCTGAGAactgccccgcccccagcctgAGTGGCGACCAGGCTGCTCTCCTGGTAACACTCAACACCTAGCCCCTCGTACCTTAAACCCTGAACCCTAAACCCTTAAACCCTGAACCATAACTCTGACCTGACTGGAGACCAAGACTGGACCTAACTACCTGCTGCTAACCCTAGCATTAGCCCTTAGTGTTAAACACTGAACCTTAGGCTAACCCTAGTGTTAGCCCTTAGTGTTAAACACTCAACCTTAGGCTAACCCTAGCATTAGCCCTTAGTGGTAAACACTGAACCTTAGGCCAACCCTAGTGTTAGCCCTTAGTTTAAAACACTCAACATTAGGCTAAGCCTAGTGTTAGCCCTTGCCTTAAACACTCCACCCTAAAGCTAACCCTTCCTTAATAAACTCTAAACACATCCCCCACACAGCTGCTAGTTCTAACCCTTAGCATAATGCTATTCTCGTGTACTCTGTGCTGATCTTAAGGGAGACCATGATCTGTCAACAGGAAATCTGCAAGAAGCTTCAACAGGCTGCGGACAGAATTGATGAAGAACGCTACGACACAGAGGCCAAAGTACAGAAGGCTGACAAGGAGGTACTTATTTTGTAGATCTTGTATATCTGTAGTTATGTTGCATGACAGCCAAGGGAAAATACAGACTTTCACACTCAGTGAAACCAAGCATCTTCTCATAGTCATGTGTTCATTAATCTACCCTCATGCATATCAATGTCCTTCATGGTGCTCTTCCACTGTGGACTAGCAACTTCCTTCTTTAGAGGTTTGGGGTTCTAATCCTGTGATTCCTCAGCACTAGATGGGGTTGGTAGTTCTCTTTCCTGTTGCCCAGTGGTTCCAAAGCTCTAATGAGCCATCAATAGCAACATGAAGTGTTCTGGATGAAGTGATGCTCAACGTTCCTGATGTTGTTC encodes:
- the LOC115550509 gene encoding troponin I, fast skeletal muscle encodes the protein MTEVKKMTSSRRHHLKSLILQIAADWIEVETKEAVETKAAYMSENCPAPSLSGDQAALLEICKKLQQAADRIDEERYDTEAKVQKADKEITDLKLKMVELGGVKKPALKKVRMSADSMLAALLGGKHKVTMDLRSNLKQVKKEVKEEAVEAGDWRKNIEDKADRKKMFETS